Proteins co-encoded in one Malus domestica chromosome 09, GDT2T_hap1 genomic window:
- the LOC139187871 gene encoding uncharacterized protein — translation MEVVKKEIIKLLDCGVIYNISDSRWVSPVQCVPKKSGVTVVTNAENELVPTRIQIGWRVCIDYKKLNATTRKDHFPLPFIDQMLERSAGYAFYCFLDGYSGFYRRFIKDFSKVSQPHCRLLKKDVAFDFNKECTASFKQLKELPTTAPIIVPPDWSLPFELMSLKYLLSKKEAKPRLIRWILLLQEFDIEIRDKKGSENVVADHLSRMMHNEESLPIAEMFPDEQLMSIKKASVGEVILVGV, via the exons atggaagttgtgaagaaggaaataatcaagcttttagattgtggagtgatctatAATATTtccgatagtcgttgggtttcgcccgttcaatgtgttccaaagaaatccggagtaacTGTGGTGACAAATGCTGaaaatgagcttgtgcctactCGAATCCAAATAGGTTGGAGAGTGTGTATCGATTATAAGAAGCTCAATGCCACCactaggaaggaccacttccctttgccattcattgatcaaatgcttgagaggtcagcgggttatgctttctattgttttcttgatggttattctg gtttctatcgaagatttatcaaagatttctcaaaggttTCCCAACCTCATTGCCGTCTCCTTAaaaaagatgtggcgtttgacttcaataaggagtgcacggcatccttcaaacaactcaaggagttgccGACCACGGCTCCCATTATTGTTCCACCGGActggagccttccttttgagctcatgt ctctaaAGTATTTGCTCTCCAAGAAGGAAGCCAAGCcaaggctaattcgatggatattacttcttcaagagttcgatattgagattcgagacaaaaagggaagtgaaaacgtggtggctgaccacctaagccgtatgatgcataatgaggagtccctacccattgcTGAAATGTTTcctgatgaacaattgatgtccattaag